In one window of Campylobacter hepaticus DNA:
- the rplD gene encoding 50S ribosomal protein L4 gives MSKVIVLNDKLEKTGELDLPSKYAQVNPHNLYLYVKSYLASLRANTAHTKGRSDVSGGGKKPWRQKGRGGARAGSTRTNVWVGGAVAFGPTNERNYFQKVNKKQKRLAFERALADKAAKGVLFTTDSLAIQSGKTKDANAVIKKLGVKDVLIVKDLLDEKTLLAYRNLANSYVVDVSEVNAYLVSVFNAVIIEKSALESITKEG, from the coding sequence ATGAGTAAAGTAATTGTTTTAAATGATAAATTAGAAAAAACAGGTGAACTTGATTTACCTTCAAAATACGCACAAGTAAATCCACACAATCTTTATTTATACGTAAAATCTTACCTTGCAAGTCTTAGAGCAAATACTGCTCATACTAAAGGTAGAAGTGATGTAAGTGGTGGTGGTAAAAAACCTTGGAGACAAAAAGGTCGTGGTGGTGCTAGAGCAGGTTCAACCAGGACAAATGTTTGGGTAGGTGGTGCTGTTGCTTTTGGTCCAACAAATGAAAGAAATTATTTTCAAAAAGTTAATAAAAAACAAAAAAGATTAGCATTTGAAAGGGCTTTAGCAGATAAAGCGGCTAAGGGTGTATTATTTACTACTGATTCTTTAGCCATTCAAAGCGGTAAAACAAAAGATGCAAACGCTGTCATTAAAAAGCTTGGCGTGAAAGATGTTTTAATTGTTAAAGATTTACTAGATGAAAAAACCCTTCTAGCTTACAGAAATTTAGCTAATTCTTATGTGGTTGATGTAAGTGAGGTTAATGCTTATTTAGTATCTGTATTTAATGCTGTTATTATAGAAAAATCAGCATTAGAATCTATTACAAAAGAGGGATAA
- the leuB gene encoding 3-isopropylmalate dehydrogenase — translation MKNYKIAVLAGDGIGPLIMKEALKILDFIADKYAFKLELNHAKIGGASIDAYGVALSDETLKLCEQSDAILFGCVGGPKWDNLPIDKRPERSSLLPLRKHFNLFANLRPCTIYKSLKHISPLKDEIIQKDIDILCVRELTGGIYFGKQELNQESAYDTESYSKEEIKRIAHVAFKSARLRRKKVHLIDKANVLSTSILWREVVKEVAKEYEDISLEYMYVDNAAMQIIKNPSMFDVMLCSNLFGDILSDELAAISGSLGLLCSASLNDKAFGLYEPAGGSAPDIAHLNIANPIAQILSAALMLKYTFKEEKAAQDIQDAVALALEHGKMTKDLNPKLYLNTDEMGTYILKLLKESKNG, via the coding sequence ATTTTAGATTTTATCGCAGACAAATATGCTTTTAAATTAGAATTAAACCATGCTAAAATAGGCGGGGCAAGTATAGATGCTTATGGGGTAGCTTTAAGCGATGAAACTTTAAAACTTTGCGAGCAAAGTGATGCGATTTTATTTGGTTGTGTGGGTGGACCTAAGTGGGATAATTTACCTATAGATAAAAGACCTGAAAGATCTTCACTTTTGCCTTTAAGAAAACATTTTAATTTATTTGCCAATTTGCGTCCTTGCACCATTTATAAAAGTTTAAAACATATTTCGCCTTTAAAAGATGAAATCATCCAAAAAGATATAGATATTTTATGTGTTAGAGAACTTACAGGAGGAATTTATTTTGGTAAGCAAGAATTAAATCAAGAAAGTGCTTATGATACAGAAAGTTATTCTAAAGAAGAGATAAAAAGAATAGCTCATGTTGCTTTTAAAAGTGCAAGATTAAGAAGAAAAAAAGTACACTTAATCGATAAAGCAAATGTTTTATCCACTTCTATTTTATGGCGTGAAGTGGTTAAAGAAGTGGCTAAAGAGTATGAAGATATTAGCTTAGAATACATGTATGTAGATAATGCAGCCATGCAAATTATAAAAAATCCTAGTATGTTTGATGTTATGCTTTGTTCTAATCTTTTTGGAGATATTTTAAGCGATGAATTAGCTGCTATTAGTGGATCTTTGGGTTTGCTTTGTTCTGCAAGTTTAAATGATAAAGCTTTTGGGCTTTATGAACCAGCAGGAGGAAGTGCGCCTGATATAGCCCATTTAAATATAGCCAATCCCATAGCTCAAATTTTAAGTGCAGCTTTAATGTTAAAATATACCTTTAAAGAAGAAAAAGCAGCACAAGATATACAAGATGCTGTTGCTTTAGCCTTAGAACATGGAAAAATGACTAAAGATTTAAACCCTAAATTGTATTTAAATACTGATGAAATGGGTACTTATATATTAAAGCTTTTAAAGGAGAGTAAAAATGGCTAA
- the rsmA gene encoding 16S rRNA (adenine(1518)-N(6)/adenine(1519)-N(6))-dimethyltransferase RsmA: MVKAKKQYGQNFLIDKSVLVKIIQAIPKQADNIIEIGPGLGDLTQELLKISQVKAYEIDSDLIPILKKKFQKELECGKFNLFHQDVNEVFKYTLDEKPYFLVANLPYYVASHIILKALEDKNCLGLIVMVQKEMAEKFCAKEGSSDFSSLSVLSAMICERKILFDVGPQCFTPPPKVMSAVMSLIKTRDFDELCELKSFKKFLRACFSMPRKQIVRNLKMHKSKVLEVLGTLGLKENIRPHEICVDSYLKIYDKLKDEYGRE; the protein is encoded by the coding sequence ATGGTTAAAGCAAAAAAGCAATACGGACAAAATTTTTTAATTGATAAAAGCGTATTAGTAAAAATCATCCAAGCCATACCCAAACAAGCAGACAATATTATTGAGATTGGGCCTGGCTTAGGTGATTTAACGCAAGAACTTTTAAAAATTTCTCAAGTAAAAGCTTATGAAATCGATAGCGATCTCATACCCATTTTAAAAAAGAAATTTCAAAAAGAACTTGAATGTGGAAAATTTAACTTATTTCATCAAGATGTAAATGAAGTTTTTAAATATACTCTTGATGAAAAACCATATTTTTTAGTTGCAAATTTGCCTTATTATGTTGCAAGTCATATTATACTAAAAGCTTTAGAGGATAAAAATTGCTTAGGACTCATTGTGATGGTGCAAAAAGAAATGGCTGAAAAATTTTGCGCTAAAGAAGGAAGTAGTGATTTTTCTTCCTTAAGCGTTTTAAGTGCGATGATTTGTGAAAGAAAAATACTTTTTGATGTTGGTCCTCAGTGTTTTACTCCTCCGCCAAAAGTTATGTCAGCGGTGATGAGTTTGATTAAAACTAGGGATTTTGATGAACTTTGCGAGTTGAAAAGTTTTAAGAAATTTCTCAGAGCTTGTTTTAGTATGCCTAGGAAGCAGATTGTAAGAAATTTAAAAATGCATAAAAGCAAAGTTTTAGAAGTTTTAGGCACTCTTGGCTTAAAAGAAAACATCAGACCACATGAAATTTGCGTTGATTCATACCTTAAAATTTATGATAAATTAAAGGATGAATATGGACGAGAATAA
- the rpsJ gene encoding 30S ribosomal protein S10, whose product MERIRLKLKAYDHRVLDRTVAAIVEAVKRTGADIRGPIPMPTKIKRYTVLKSPHINKDSREQFEIRIHARMLDIVAATPDTVDSLTKLDLAPEVNVEVRAMGK is encoded by the coding sequence ATGGAAAGAATAAGGCTTAAGTTAAAAGCTTATGACCATCGAGTACTAGACAGAACAGTTGCAGCAATAGTAGAAGCTGTCAAAAGAACAGGTGCGGATATTAGAGGTCCTATACCAATGCCTACTAAAATCAAACGCTATACAGTTTTAAAATCTCCACATATTAACAAAGATTCTCGTGAGCAGTTTGAAATCAGAATTCATGCGCGTATGCTAGATATAGTAGCAGCAACTCCAGATACAGTTGATTCTTTAACTAAGCTTGATTTAGCACCAGAAGTAAATGTTGAAGTAAGAGCTATGGGCAAATAA
- a CDS encoding ribonuclease J, producing MNMDENKKINNEQNPNSSSKNNRRYKYKNHRKKILDSLQNENDKSKIHAAQNANKENLENKSEKKKKKNRNLPSKLTGNEDWQIALAESIEANRVSHENRLHPLKYNNSSEHKIRITPLGGLGEIGGNIAVFETNKDAIIIDIGMSFPDGTMHGVDIIIPDFDYVRKIKDKIRGIVITHAHEDHIGAVPYFFKEFQFPIYATPLALGMISNKFEEHGLKTERKWFRPVEKRRIYEIGEFDIEWMHITHSIIDASALAIKTKAGTIIHTGDFKIDQTPIDGYPTDLGRLAHYGEEGVLCLLSDSTNSYKEGYTKSESSVGPTFDRIFSRSKGRVIMSTFSSNIHRVYQAISYGLKYGRKVCVIGRSMERNLYTTMELGYIKLDRKIFIDADEVSKYKDNEVLIVTTGSQGETMSALYRMATDEHKFIKIKPTDQIIISAKAIPGNEGSVSAVLDYLLKAGAKVAYQEFSEIHVSGHASIEEQKLMLVLTKPKFFLPVHGEYNHINKHKETAIKCGVPERNIYLMSDGDQVELCQKYIKRVKTVKTGKVFVDNQINKQIADDVVIDRQKLADSGIVVIIAQLDKATKTLINKPRVFSYGLVADKHDHAFSKDMAEVLGQFFINIKDEVLNDPKFLENQIRQVLRKHIFRKIKKYPTIVPTIFMM from the coding sequence ATGAATATGGACGAGAATAAAAAAATAAATAACGAACAAAATCCAAACTCAAGTTCAAAGAACAACAGACGTTATAAATACAAAAACCATAGAAAAAAAATACTCGATTCTTTACAAAATGAAAACGATAAGTCAAAAATTCATGCAGCTCAAAATGCAAATAAAGAAAATCTTGAAAATAAAAGCGAGAAAAAAAAGAAAAAAAATCGCAATCTTCCTTCTAAGCTTACAGGAAATGAAGACTGGCAAATCGCTCTTGCAGAGTCTATAGAAGCTAATCGTGTTTCACATGAAAACCGCTTGCACCCTTTAAAATACAATAATTCTAGCGAACATAAAATTCGTATTACTCCTCTTGGAGGTTTGGGTGAAATCGGTGGAAATATTGCTGTTTTTGAAACTAATAAAGATGCTATTATTATAGATATTGGTATGAGTTTTCCAGATGGAACAATGCATGGGGTTGATATTATCATACCTGATTTTGATTATGTAAGAAAGATCAAAGATAAAATTCGTGGTATTGTTATTACCCATGCGCATGAAGATCATATAGGTGCAGTGCCTTATTTTTTTAAAGAATTCCAATTCCCTATTTATGCAACCCCTTTAGCTTTGGGTATGATTTCAAATAAATTTGAAGAACATGGTTTAAAAACAGAACGCAAATGGTTTCGTCCTGTAGAAAAACGCCGTATTTATGAAATAGGAGAATTTGATATAGAATGGATGCATATTACTCATTCTATTATCGATGCTTCTGCTTTGGCTATTAAAACAAAAGCAGGAACTATTATCCACACAGGAGATTTTAAAATAGATCAAACCCCAATCGATGGCTATCCAACAGATTTAGGACGCTTAGCTCACTATGGAGAAGAAGGAGTTTTATGCCTTTTAAGTGATAGTACTAATTCTTATAAAGAAGGTTATACTAAAAGTGAAAGTTCTGTAGGACCAACTTTTGATCGGATTTTTTCGCGATCTAAAGGCAGAGTGATTATGAGTACTTTTAGTTCTAATATCCACCGCGTTTATCAAGCCATTAGCTATGGATTAAAATACGGTAGAAAAGTATGTGTTATTGGTAGATCCATGGAAAGAAATTTATACACTACTATGGAGTTAGGTTATATTAAACTTGATAGGAAAATTTTTATTGATGCAGATGAGGTAAGTAAGTATAAAGATAATGAAGTGCTTATAGTGACTACAGGAAGTCAAGGTGAAACCATGAGTGCACTTTATAGAATGGCTACAGATGAGCACAAATTTATAAAAATAAAACCTACAGATCAAATTATCATTTCAGCTAAAGCCATACCTGGTAATGAAGGAAGTGTTTCTGCGGTGCTTGATTATCTTTTAAAAGCAGGTGCTAAAGTTGCTTATCAAGAATTTAGTGAAATTCATGTAAGTGGTCATGCAAGTATAGAAGAGCAAAAACTTATGCTTGTTCTTACTAAACCAAAATTTTTCTTACCTGTACATGGAGAGTATAACCATATCAACAAACATAAAGAAACAGCTATAAAATGTGGCGTTCCTGAAAGAAATATTTATCTTATGAGTGATGGAGATCAAGTAGAACTTTGTCAAAAATACATTAAAAGAGTTAAAACTGTTAAAACAGGTAAGGTTTTTGTAGATAATCAAATCAATAAACAAATTGCCGATGATGTGGTTATTGATCGTCAAAAACTTGCAGATAGTGGTATAGTTGTGATTATTGCTCAACTTGATAAAGCTACAAAAACATTAATTAATAAGCCTAGGGTATTTAGTTATGGTCTTGTGGCTGATAAACACGACCATGCTTTTAGTAAAGATATGGCAGAAGTTTTAGGGCAATTTTTTATTAATATTAAAGATGAAGTTTTAAATGATCCAAAATTTTTAGAAAATCAAATACGTCAAGTTTTAAGAAAACATATTTTTAGAAAGATTAAAAAATACCCAACTATAGTTCCAACCATTTTTATGATGTAA
- the leuD gene encoding 3-isopropylmalate dehydratase small subunit, whose translation MQKFTIHKGIACPLEYANIDTDQIIPKQFLLAVSKQGFGKHLFHDLRYLDDKESVLNMDFNLNKKEYQNASILLTYENFGSGSSREHAPWALVDYGIRVIIAPSFADIFKNNALGNGLLTIELLKDEIQSIIDELKKSQDKNIAISLLEKKVFFKDKVFSFDLDEFRRTCLLEGLDHIALTLQYQDQIKAYERNSKNFLV comes from the coding sequence ATGCAAAAATTTACTATACACAAGGGTATAGCTTGCCCTTTAGAATATGCAAATATTGACACTGATCAAATCATTCCTAAACAGTTTTTATTAGCTGTTTCAAAGCAGGGCTTTGGAAAGCATTTATTTCATGATTTGCGTTATTTAGATGATAAAGAAAGTGTTTTAAATATGGACTTTAATCTCAATAAAAAAGAATATCAAAATGCTTCTATTTTATTGACTTATGAAAATTTTGGTAGTGGTTCTTCAAGAGAACATGCGCCTTGGGCTTTGGTTGATTATGGTATTAGGGTTATTATTGCACCTTCTTTTGCGGATATTTTTAAAAATAATGCTTTAGGAAATGGTTTGCTTACCATAGAGCTTCTTAAAGATGAAATTCAAAGCATTATTGATGAATTAAAAAAATCTCAAGATAAAAATATAGCAATTTCTTTACTTGAAAAAAAGGTGTTTTTTAAAGATAAAGTTTTTTCTTTTGATTTGGATGAATTTCGTAGAACTTGTCTTTTAGAAGGTCTTGATCATATAGCTTTAACTTTGCAATACCAAGATCAAATCAAAGCTTATGAAAGAAATTCAAAAAATTTCTTAGTTTGA
- a CDS encoding 50S ribosomal protein L23, translated as MADITDIKTILYTEKSLNLQEQGVVVIQTSPKMTKTGLKAVLKEYFGVTPKSINSLRMDGKVKRFRGRLGQRNDYKKFYVKLPEGVSLENTEA; from the coding sequence ATGGCAGATATTACTGATATAAAGACTATACTTTACACAGAAAAAAGTTTGAATTTGCAAGAGCAAGGTGTCGTAGTTATTCAAACTTCACCAAAAATGACTAAAACAGGTTTAAAAGCAGTTTTAAAAGAATATTTTGGTGTAACTCCAAAAAGTATTAATTCTTTAAGAATGGATGGTAAAGTTAAACGTTTTAGAGGTCGTTTAGGTCAAAGAAACGATTATAAAAAATTTTATGTTAAGCTACCTGAAGGTGTTAGCTTAGAAAATACGGAGGCTTAA
- a CDS encoding purine-nucleoside phosphorylase has translation MIVCAGGNENFSFAKPIGIGLVESAFHLTQLCLKEQVFNIIFIGTCGLYKEGKILEIYKSSHAFNIEFSQISHAFYTPTKNEIDITNKNVSRETIKINSSNYICQNSKAAKQFAKLGFFAENMEAFSVLSVAQNLGIEAECILCATNFCNENAHKDFIKNHEKAKEKLTNYLKEKHYI, from the coding sequence ATGATTGTTTGTGCTGGTGGAAATGAAAATTTCTCTTTTGCAAAACCTATAGGCATAGGACTTGTAGAATCTGCCTTTCATTTAACACAACTATGTTTAAAAGAACAAGTTTTTAATATAATATTTATTGGAACTTGTGGTCTTTATAAAGAAGGAAAGATTTTAGAAATTTATAAAAGCTCACATGCTTTTAATATAGAATTTTCTCAAATTTCACATGCTTTTTATACCCCAACAAAAAATGAAATTGATATAACAAATAAAAATGTTTCGCGTGAAACTATTAAAATCAATTCATCAAATTATATTTGTCAAAATTCAAAAGCTGCAAAACAATTTGCAAAATTAGGCTTTTTTGCAGAAAATATGGAAGCTTTTTCAGTTTTAAGTGTAGCTCAAAATTTAGGCATTGAAGCAGAATGTATTTTATGTGCTACTAATTTTTGCAATGAAAATGCTCATAAAGATTTCATTAAAAATCATGAAAAAGCAAAAGAAAAATTAACAAATTATCTTAAAGAAAAGCACTATATTTAA
- the rplC gene encoding 50S ribosomal protein L3, with protein MEYIVEKIGMSRTITNPSTAVTLLRVVSAKVCEVQDGKALVAYPKGKKINKCIAGQQKKYNLSAQYNKFVTLEVANTEAGDLDESPLNEAKILKVSFNTKGRGYSGVMKRHNFAGGPASHGSRFHRRHGSIGNREWPGRVQPGMKMAGHYGNTKVSVKNEVISYDAENKILVLKGAVPGYNGAMGRIRIAK; from the coding sequence ATGGAATATATTGTAGAAAAAATTGGAATGAGTAGAACCATTACTAATCCAAGTACTGCTGTAACTTTACTAAGGGTTGTGAGTGCAAAAGTATGTGAAGTTCAAGATGGAAAGGCTTTAGTAGCATATCCAAAAGGTAAAAAAATCAACAAATGCATTGCAGGTCAACAAAAAAAATACAATCTTTCTGCACAATACAATAAATTTGTAACTTTAGAAGTGGCAAATACTGAGGCAGGAGATTTAGATGAAAGCCCTTTAAACGAAGCAAAAATTTTAAAAGTAAGTTTTAACACTAAGGGTAGAGGTTATAGTGGTGTTATGAAAAGACACAATTTTGCAGGAGGGCCAGCAAGCCACGGTTCAAGATTTCACAGACGCCACGGATCTATAGGTAATAGAGAATGGCCAGGTCGTGTCCAACCCGGTATGAAAATGGCAGGACACTATGGAAATACAAAAGTAAGTGTTAAAAACGAAGTTATTTCTTATGATGCTGAAAATAAAATTTTAGTACTTAAAGGTGCAGTACCAGGTTATAACGGTGCTATGGGTAGAATAAGGATCGCAAAATGA
- the leuC gene encoding 3-isopropylmalate dehydratase large subunit, translating into MAKTLYEKVFDSHVIYQAENELPTLYIDRHLIHEVTSPQAFWGLKAAKRKMARADLTLATIDHDVSTKSTHLDACSNMAKEQITTLMQNTKEFGIRLLGLGDKNQGIVHIVSPELGFTLPGITLVCGDSHTATHGAFGALAFGIGTSEVEHVMATQTLKQAKLKTMKIECKGSFQKGVYAKDLILYLIAKYGTAKGTGYAIEFCGELIENLSMEARMTLCNMAIEFGAKVGMIAPDEITFEYIKNREFAPKAQEFDQYCEQWKKLKSDKDAKYDEVIVLDASEIKPQISYGTNPSQVIAIDENIPKMSDFKNQSEQKSLLDALAYVNLNQDQSLKGVKIDIVFIGSCTNGRLEDLKIAADILKGRKIHKDIKALVVPGSMQVKKEAENLGLDKIFIDAGCEWRYAGCSMCLGMNDDKAGPGQRVASTSNRNFVGRQGKGSITHLMSPASAAACAIEGAICDNRKYLGV; encoded by the coding sequence ATGGCTAAGACTTTATATGAAAAAGTATTTGATTCTCATGTGATTTATCAAGCTGAAAATGAATTGCCTACCCTTTACATTGATAGGCATTTAATCCATGAAGTAACAAGCCCTCAAGCTTTTTGGGGTCTTAAAGCAGCTAAACGTAAAATGGCAAGAGCAGATTTGACTTTAGCAACTATAGATCATGATGTTTCTACTAAAAGTACGCATTTAGATGCTTGTTCAAATATGGCTAAAGAGCAAATTACAACTTTAATGCAAAATACTAAGGAATTTGGAATAAGACTTTTAGGTCTTGGTGATAAAAATCAAGGTATAGTTCATATAGTAAGCCCTGAACTTGGTTTTACTTTACCAGGCATTACTTTAGTATGTGGGGATTCACATACTGCAACGCATGGGGCTTTTGGGGCTTTAGCCTTTGGTATAGGTACTAGTGAAGTTGAGCATGTTATGGCAACTCAAACCTTAAAACAAGCAAAGCTTAAAACCATGAAAATAGAATGCAAAGGTAGTTTTCAAAAAGGGGTTTATGCAAAAGATTTGATTTTGTATTTAATAGCAAAATACGGCACAGCTAAAGGTACAGGTTATGCTATAGAATTTTGCGGAGAATTGATAGAAAATTTAAGTATGGAAGCTAGAATGACACTTTGTAATATGGCTATAGAATTTGGAGCTAAAGTGGGTATGATAGCGCCTGATGAGATTACTTTTGAATATATTAAAAATAGAGAATTTGCACCTAAGGCACAAGAATTTGATCAATACTGCGAGCAATGGAAGAAATTAAAAAGCGATAAAGATGCAAAATACGATGAAGTTATTGTTCTTGATGCGAGTGAAATCAAACCTCAAATCAGCTATGGAACCAATCCTTCTCAAGTGATTGCTATAGATGAAAATATTCCAAAAATGAGTGATTTTAAAAATCAAAGCGAGCAAAAGTCTTTGCTTGATGCTTTAGCTTATGTGAATTTAAATCAAGATCAAAGCTTAAAAGGGGTAAAAATTGATATCGTTTTTATAGGATCTTGTACAAATGGGCGTTTAGAAGATCTAAAAATTGCTGCTGATATTTTAAAAGGACGTAAAATTCACAAAGACATAAAAGCTTTAGTTGTTCCTGGTTCAATGCAGGTAAAAAAAGAAGCTGAAAATTTAGGGCTTGATAAAATTTTTATTGATGCAGGTTGTGAATGGAGGTATGCAGGGTGTTCTATGTGTCTTGGTATGAATGATGATAAAGCAGGTCCTGGGCAAAGAGTGGCTTCAACTTCAAATCGTAATTTTGTAGGAAGACAAGGCAAAGGATCCATTACTCATTTAATGAGTCCTGCAAGTGCAGCTGCTTGTGCCATAGAAGGTGCTATTTGTGATAATAGAAAATATTTAGGAGTTTAA
- the rlmN gene encoding 23S rRNA (adenine(2503)-C(2))-methyltransferase RlmN, with amino-acid sequence MKKLINILDFLPQELEEKIKPMFRVKQIYQWIYQKYADDFSQMSSLPKTLRLELEQNFHFKPLKCIKSEESKDGSIKYLFELMDGLRIESVLLPMKEEKVNEEGKRIAHARFTICVSSQVGCKSGCSFCLTAKGGLKRNLQVGEIVGQILWIKKHNNIPYERRVNIVYMGMGEPLDNLKNVSKAIKILSQNEGLAISPRRQTISTSGLAKQIEELGKMNLGILLAISLHAVNDELRTELMPINKAYNIAAIMDAVKSFPIDQRKRIMFEYLLIDSVNDKIEHAKELVKLLNGIKAKVNLILFNPHKGSIYQRPSLENAIKFQDLLSSKGITCTIRESKGLDISAACGQLKERMKDQ; translated from the coding sequence TTGAAAAAACTTATAAATATTTTAGATTTTTTACCTCAAGAATTAGAAGAAAAAATCAAACCCATGTTTCGCGTGAAACAAATTTATCAATGGATTTATCAAAAATATGCTGATGATTTTTCCCAAATGTCAAGCTTACCCAAAACTTTACGTTTAGAATTAGAACAAAATTTTCATTTTAAACCTTTAAAATGCATCAAAAGCGAAGAAAGTAAAGATGGAAGCATAAAATACCTTTTTGAGCTTATGGATGGTTTAAGAATAGAAAGCGTGCTTTTACCTATGAAAGAAGAAAAAGTAAATGAAGAAGGCAAAAGGATTGCCCATGCAAGATTTACTATTTGTGTTTCTTCTCAAGTAGGATGTAAAAGTGGTTGTAGTTTTTGTCTTACTGCTAAAGGGGGTTTAAAAAGGAATTTACAAGTAGGAGAAATAGTTGGACAAATTTTATGGATCAAAAAACACAATAACATTCCTTATGAAAGACGTGTAAATATAGTTTATATGGGAATGGGAGAACCTCTTGATAATCTTAAAAACGTTTCTAAAGCTATAAAAATTCTTTCACAAAATGAAGGACTTGCTATAAGTCCTCGCCGTCAAACCATAAGCACAAGTGGACTAGCAAAACAAATTGAAGAATTAGGAAAAATGAATTTGGGCATCTTACTTGCTATCTCACTTCATGCAGTCAATGATGAGCTTCGCACAGAATTAATGCCTATTAATAAAGCCTATAATATAGCTGCTATCATGGATGCTGTTAAATCTTTTCCTATAGATCAAAGAAAAAGGATAATGTTTGAATACCTTTTAATCGACAGTGTCAATGATAAAATAGAACATGCTAAAGAACTAGTCAAACTTTTAAACGGTATCAAGGCTAAGGTAAATTTGATACTTTTTAATCCTCACAAAGGAAGTATATATCAAAGACCTAGTTTAGAAAATGCTATTAAATTTCAAGATTTATTAAGCTCTAAAGGCATAACTTGTACTATAAGAGAAAGCAAAGGACTTGATATTTCAGCAGCTTGTGGACAACTTAAAGAAAGGATGAAAGATCAATGA
- a CDS encoding pseudouridine synthase, whose translation MRINQFISHNTTYSRREADELIKQGLVKINNKIALLSDTIKDEDKIFIKGKKIHKKTQFSVIIYHKQKGEIVSKKDDRGRKTIYDSLPKSFSTWLSIGRLDYASEGLLLLTDSPVIAHALMHSDLEREYYLKIKGLVNKQVIKAMENGLEIKNATKGAHAKTKITSMSFAPFLDFEIFGSSGGYTKLRVVINEGKNRELRRFFAYFDLEVMDLKRVAFGVLELGLSKAGKYRYLENAEYEKLRDFLKSNQIRY comes from the coding sequence ATGAGAATCAATCAATTCATATCACACAATACCACTTATTCTCGTCGTGAAGCTGATGAACTTATTAAACAAGGTTTGGTTAAGATAAATAATAAAATAGCCCTTTTAAGTGATACTATAAAAGATGAAGATAAGATTTTTATCAAGGGTAAAAAAATACACAAGAAAACACAATTTAGCGTTATAATCTATCATAAACAAAAAGGTGAAATTGTTAGCAAAAAAGATGATCGTGGAAGAAAAACGATTTATGATAGTTTGCCAAAATCTTTTAGTACTTGGTTGAGTATAGGAAGGCTTGATTATGCGAGCGAAGGTTTGCTTTTGCTTACTGATTCTCCTGTGATTGCTCATGCTTTAATGCATAGTGATTTAGAAAGAGAATATTATCTTAAAATCAAAGGTCTTGTAAATAAGCAAGTTATAAAAGCTATGGAAAATGGGCTTGAAATTAAGAATGCAACTAAAGGTGCGCATGCAAAAACAAAAATCACTTCTATGAGTTTTGCTCCTTTTTTAGACTTTGAAATTTTTGGATCAAGTGGGGGTTATACTAAACTTAGAGTGGTTATTAACGAAGGTAAAAATAGAGAACTTAGACGTTTTTTTGCTTATTTTGATCTTGAAGTAATGGATCTTAAACGCGTTGCTTTTGGAGTTTTAGAACTTGGTCTTTCAAAAGCAGGCAAATACCGTTATTTAGAAAATGCAGAATATGAAAAATTAAGAGACTTTTTAAAATCAAATCAAATTAGATATTAA